GCACGATGGCCTCGTTTAAACGAATACTGTTATTAAATATATCTGAAAGCCCCTTAGTTCTATTGAGCTTTTCAAGAATATAATTGAGATCTGCAGAGTCTTCAAGACCATCGTCAAAGCCTAAAGCTGTTGTTACGTCACCTTGAATATCAAGCCCAACAACACAAGTTTTTAAACCATGAAGTGCAGCTGTTCGCGCTAAGTTTAAAGCTAAAGTGCTTTTTAACACGCCACCTTTAGTCGTAAATACACAAAGACTAGTGGGAGAATTAAATGTTTTAAAAAAGCCTAGTTTTTCGCCGATCTTAGAAATATCGTTAGAGCTGAACCCCTTACGATAAAGGGCCCCTGATCTAAACTTTACCTGAGCGCCTATCTCACCAGACTGTTCTAATCTAGTAATATCTTCCTTGAGGTGTTGACCACCAAACATGGCAGCAACTTTTTTGAGAGAATAGTATGTCTCGTTCACTCTTATCTTCCTGTTTTGAGTTATATAAAATTATAGAAAACAAAGAAGTGGAGTGTCAAAGTTTGGTTATGATTTATGCAATAATTTTAAGCCGATACCCTTAAATTGCCTCTTCCAACAACCTGTGTCATCAAGAAGACCAGCTCATTTAACTTAAATGGTTTTTCGAGAAGCAAAATATTACGATGCTTACTAAGTAGATAATGAATTCTCTCATCAGCATACCCAGTAGTTAAAATAATTGGTATATTGGGCAGAATCTCCATCATATGCAAAGCAAGCTCAACACCATCCATTCGAGGTAATTGATAATCTATTATAACGCAGGAGTATAAACTTGATTCATCATAGAACTTTCTAAGTGCTTGTAGTGGATCTGTTAAACAATCAACTGAGTGTCCAAGCTTCACCAAGCTTTCTTTCATTAACTCTAAAAGATCCAATTCATCATCAATGAGTAAAATTCTCTTTTGCATTTAAACTCCTTAGCTAATGCGTAATAGAATTTTAACAGTTACGAAGTAAAAAATAGAGTGCAGGACAATATCTCTATATAATAGATAATAGCTCATAATTATTCTCCCCTATTACTTCCAGTGTTGGTAGACTTAGAAACTATAAGTAAAGGAAAACTAAATATGGAAACTTCAACATTAGTAGGAATCGGAATTTGTAGTGTCATTTCATTTGTTATTATAAAACTACTGCTGGCCTTAAAAAAGGATACACGATTTCTTAAATATGACTTTCCTAGTGGCTGGGAAAATAAAATAGAGCAAAGATATGCCCTATACTCTCATTTAGACCAAAAACAAAAGTCACTTTTTAAAAGAAAAGTTCAAATGCTTATCGCTAAGAGAAAGATACAAGGACTAGAGGGACTTACAATTAACATAGACATTCGTCTAGCTTTGGCCTGTGAGATATCCTTTGTCTCAATGACCAAAAAATCACTCTATCCCTACAAGAAAATTTCTCCAATAGCTCTATTGCCTTTTGATAAATACGAAGAATTTAAAAATAGAGGCTCGCATACTCTCTTTTGGGATTCAAAAGACAATACGCTTTACTTAGAAAACGAATCTAATCAGCTTCTCAAATCATCTTATTACTTATGGCTAAAAGTTGATTCAAGATTTTCGAAGTTGTCTCACGAGCGACTCTTAGAGATTTCGAACTCACTAAGCTCTTCTAAGGTCCCTGATGAACAAGACCTCTTTCCTATTCTCGAAAATCTCAATGCATGATATATTGATAAAATGAAATCTATAACGGCAAAGAATGGACAAAATTTTGTTTTAAGACCTATCCAAAAAGAAGATAAATCAAGGCTAGTCCAAGGTTTATCTAATATGTCTGCACAATCAATTCACCATAGATTTCTCGGGTTTAAAAAAGAATTTACCGACAAAGAACTTAAATACTTAACAGAACTAGATGGCAAAAAGAATTTTGCACTAGCCGTTGGCACTCTAAATGAGAGTAATGAATTAATTGGTGTGGGTGTTGGAAGGTATCACGCTCTTTCTAATGATCCAAACAGGGCGGAAGTGGCCATCACAATTATTGATAAGTTTCAAGGGCTAGGTCTTGGGACCATATTAATGAAAGAGTTGATATTTCATGCCAAGAAGAATGA
The DNA window shown above is from Halobacteriovorax sp. HLS and carries:
- a CDS encoding response regulator — its product is MQKRILLIDDELDLLELMKESLVKLGHSVDCLTDPLQALRKFYDESSLYSCVIIDYQLPRMDGVELALHMMEILPNIPIILTTGYADERIHYLLSKHRNILLLEKPFKLNELVFLMTQVVGRGNLRVSA
- a CDS encoding zinc-dependent peptidase encodes the protein METSTLVGIGICSVISFVIIKLLLALKKDTRFLKYDFPSGWENKIEQRYALYSHLDQKQKSLFKRKVQMLIAKRKIQGLEGLTINIDIRLALACEISFVSMTKKSLYPYKKISPIALLPFDKYEEFKNRGSHTLFWDSKDNTLYLENESNQLLKSSYYLWLKVDSRFSKLSHERLLEISNSLSSSKVPDEQDLFPILENLNA
- a CDS encoding GNAT family N-acetyltransferase, translating into MKSITAKNGQNFVLRPIQKEDKSRLVQGLSNMSAQSIHHRFLGFKKEFTDKELKYLTELDGKKNFALAVGTLNESNELIGVGVGRYHALSNDPNRAEVAITIIDKFQGLGLGTILMKELIFHAKKNDIQVFEGILENANDAMKSLVKKLDGFKLSRSEDDTLKMVGDLTIY